The DNA region GTCGTTCAGCTCCATTGAGGGCTGCGAGATTTACTTATGAATCTGTTGGTTGCTGATGTTTCTGCATGATGCCTCAGTTCtagagggagagggagatgaTGGTGGCATGATTTTTGAGAGACACTAAAAATGTAGAGAGCAGATCAGTAATAGATTTTCCAGAAGTAGCTTCACTGGTACTGCTGAATAGCTTATATGTAATGTGGACCCACCACTGCTTTTCCTCAAGTAGTGGTcttcaaacatttaaaacaacaacaataataatattattagTCAGTTGATGCATGGAACAGAAAATGGTGATGtacttttctgtgtgtataCATAAAGAATGTGCGCACAGCAGCAAGAGAATAATAAACTGCTCACTAGTGATTTTGGATGGAtgaagttgctttttaaaaaataatttacaattttGTGTGTCTGGGtatatttctgtatatatacacatgcagaTTTTCTAGGCTAGTGTCCTCATGTCCTTGTTATGCTATTCATGGATGCTGATACTACTGGCATGTATATCTATTTCTCCCTGGGCCATATAAATATTTCCACCTAAGACTTTAAAAAGTGGTAACTTCCCCGAGGATATATCTGAGATCTTATTAATGAGATATCAACCAAGAGATGATAAAAtgcttgccattttattcctttGTGGAGGAATTAACAGACATGAGtccttccaaaatatttttgaggtaCTGAATGTATGTGATGCTTGTTTTTGAAGGTGGATACGTGTGCCAGGTTTAAGTactcctaaaaaaaaatcaaatgcattaGGCTGACTAATGCCCCATGCATCTCTGAAATTACTTTGTGGCCCTTGTCTAGTTATCATCTTGAAGCAGTTGCAAAACAATTTATAAGTACTCTTAGTTACTATGGAATAGCTGTTATAAtgtcattttaattatttaattaaagttCTGAAGTAtgttatttcattattaaacaTGTATTAAATGCATTCAGTGTAGTTGCATGTGGTTGTTTTGGGCCAGTTCTAATTTTGCCTGTCTTTTAATGTACCTGCCACTTTAATGTAAGTTAGAAATCATTTGAGGTAGAAGTCTtgttctgattattttttttttttttttgtgatcaatagttgttttggtttgtgtttttttcttttaagtaggGTTTTATTGCACTGAGAAACTTAAACTCTGTTGTTGCTATCCAtataatgacaaaaatatttttcttttcccccagtGGTTCTTGGCAAATTTCTCTTACCAAGAAGCTCTGTCAGATACTCAAGTTGCTATAGTTAATATCTTGTCATCAACCTCGGGTAAGTTTTATTTATACAACCAGATGTGCATTTTAAGGGTGTTTataacaaaaatcttttttggtTGCAGTGGACTGTGTAATTGATATACTTGTGGTTTTGGGGGAATAGTAAGGCTTAAAGCCATTGAatatgtgcattttaaaattttatgatGTAATTGCAGGGATTTAGGCTATCTTCATCATTCccctgctttttgcttttcaagtttgtgtgtgtgtacttcTGCAGTTATGTCTGTGTACTGAAGGGATGTATTGGGAGTGTAATAGGGTTGAAGGAGGGATCATATAAATTTTTATCAAAATAGATTCAATTCAGAGTAAAGTCTTCTTGctaattattgttttttttttaaaaaaaagtttttaggGTAAAGAACTTAAACCACCTAGATAGTATGAATATCACTTGCTTTAGAGGTTTTATGCAAGGCTCTAACTAAGCTTTGAAGTATTTAAATTCTGTGACAGTCCCATGTTTTGAGGAGTAACTTACTGttttgtaaaaattttaaaggcacggttatgtgatttttttcactgacttTTTCAGGATTattacagtttattttgttaGTATGGCTAGCCTTTGTCAGTTGAGCATGTATTTGCTCATCTGAGGATTCACATCACAAGGTGTTAGTTTCGCAATAGCTCCGATTAAAATTAGGGGTGCTAAGATCAAGTAGTTAGAACAAGTATGTGtaatgtaaagaagaaaatgtctgtgCAGTTTTCTGAACAAACGAGTAGCAAAACTTGATTGTGTAAACTCTTAATTTCTATTGCAGGGCTTTTTACTTTAATCTTAGCTGCAGTCTTTCCCAGTAACAGTGGAGATAGGTTTACCCTGTCGAAATTACTAGCTGTTATTTTAAGGTAAGATAATGGGATGGAACATTTCGTCAAAAACTCCCTGACACAATGAGAGAACAACTTTACCTATTATACCTATAGTATCTGTGACAGTATATGatacagttattaaaaaatcctattttcaCAATAAATTGAACAAGTGAATtaagtcttttaaaatacttcgTATCATGAACAACTACCAAATCTCATGTTCCTGTAGGAAATTAGATTAATGAGGTTTCTGTtggaaatatgttttccttttgtttctttatttttgtgtagATGGGGAATAAGGAAGAGGCTTGACATTCAGTGTTGTCAGCCTGTTTCATTAATGCCTGGTGCGTTGTTCAGGGAAGTTAAGTGGGGTTgattggttggggtttttttagcttaaGATGAGGCCTTAGCAATAGATAATTCCTTTTGACTTTTTCAGAGGTAGGTTTAGATTAACTAAAAATACCTAAAGatagaactgtatttttatttttctccccctttttgttctgtctttgtaaaaaaagattaagtagCGTTTtgcatctcttcttttttgctAGCATTGGTGGTGTGGTACTTGTTAACCTTTCCGGATCTGAGAAATCTTCTGGAAAAGATACAATAggtatttacttattttttttttaatcctagaATATGCAGTGATGAGTACCATCTTTTGACAACACTCAGCAGGTCATATAGGAAGCTATATATTTCTTACTTGTGTATCATTTCATAATCTGGCTTTTTAGTTGCAACTTCAGAAACTGGACagtatgattattttttttttttcacctatgGTTATAACTTAATTGGgaaagtatttacatttttgagctttctgcatttttccatgCGTTTCGTATAGTAGTGGATTCTGTAATAAACAATTTATCTCTGACAGTTTCATAATAGGTGTATGCTGAGAAAGGTTCATCCTAGTGTAACATGTTTAGTATGTCTTTAAGTGAGTggattttttcatctttgcagGTTCCCTTTGGTCTCTTGTAGGAGCAATGCTGTATGCTGTGTACATAGTAATGATAAAAAGGAAAGTAGATAGAGAAGATAAACTTGACATACCAATGTTCTTTGGTAAGACTAAAAATAACTCCATTGAAAGTTTTAATTCAGTGTGTGATTTGAATTGTTTGCTTTCAGACACTGAACTGTATATGAGTGGTAAAGGGGCTCAGAAAAGCCAAGGAGAAAGCCTATTGTTCCCGTGGTTATGGGTACTTTAGAGACTGATTGTGTGAATTGTTTCTTGTCGGCAATCTTAACAATGAAAGATAACACTACCTGTAGGAATGCAGATAGCCCTGTGACtcagtggaaatttttttcttttcttttttttttcccccaccaatTTCAAACTGGTAAATACCTGATATAATTGTTGTTTGTGAATTTCAGGTAGTTTCTTACATTCCTTTCCtttgaaagatttaaaatactgctttgttgttgcttttatgTATGCATGTTGAAAGTAGCAGACTTTAGCTGAGATTTTAGTTATCTTGAAGGGTATTTATTGTGATTtacttaaaactgtttttatatACAGGTTTTGTAGGGCTGTTTAATCTGTTGCTGCTGTGGCCAGGGTTTTTCCTGCTTCACTATACCGGGTTTGAAGCATTTGAGTTTCCCAATAAACTGATATGGATGTGCATTGTCATTAATGGCCTTATTGGAACAGTTCTGTCAGAGTTCCTCTGGCTGTGGTATGTACTACATACTTTACATAAACTGTCTTACCTGTGTTCTCAAATGTTCAGATGTTGAACTGTCAAGGTAgggggttttgcctttttcttttttttttttcctttttttttttccctataccTATGTGCAGTTTGAGTTAAGAGGATATCATATAACGTGTCACAATGTCCCATTTAAGAGCAACAGCtaactttaaaaagcaggtgATGTGGTCTCACGGTATTTATTAAGGTGCTGCGTGCTTAGCTCATTCTAGAACTAACATTTTGAGATGAAAACACTTTGTGGTACAGAGTTGCAGTAGTAATAGGAGAGcatgaatttcagttttaacaGTTCTTGTGTTTCCAAGGCCTTGGGTATGTTGGATATATATGAGTCAGATTCTGGTATTCCATATAACATCTTTGTTTAAATCCTCAAAGACTTAATGAGGTAAATCTCAATAGAATGCATTAATCATGAAGATATGGCAGTCGGCAAATTAGCCTGCTTTTGTTTAGTGACTTAATTATAGGAGAGTCTGGATAAATCAGCAACAGAGGATTGAACACAGGACTTCTAGACAACAGCTCAAAAGCTGTAGCAGACTTAAACCTTTGTGTGGCTGTTAGAACAGTGTTCTAAGAGAACTGCTAGTAAGTCAGGGTTCTCAGCTTGAGAGAATTCTGGGCCAGCATTAGGTTAAAATAGGAGTGTAACAGAAAATTCTACAAGTTAAAACctcctattttattttggaaacacTGAGGAAGAGTTTCCAAAGAGAGACATGCATCTAATGCCATACAGTTGCTCTGAACGATGCCAGTTTCAGTGGTACATTTGGAATAGGTGTGGCAGTTTGTCAGCTTTTGCCAGCTTTTCCTGCAAACCCTTGGCATTCAGGCTCCCCACTCTGTGGTAGAAAGACTGGAAGACCTCACAGGAGGAAACAAGGCATCGGTAATCTAGGATCCTAAATTCTGCAATAATACTACAGCAAATGAGCTAGGTGGAGTTCTATGAAAAcgttttttgtgtgtgattaGTTTTCAGATCAAGTTTAAAAGTTATTTAGGAAATTTAATCATGACGTTTTTTGTTTATTGGCAAACTCATACCGGTCCTAGTTATAAATGCATTGCAGCATGTGTTCCtttgtaatttaatttgtttatcGATGGAATATTTTTGTGATGTTAATGCCATCCTGTAAGATTAAACTACAGTATCAGTTGGTAAATGCAATTTCAACATAGGCAAAGTAAGAAACAAAtaggccaaaaaaaaacccccaaccaaacaaaaaacaaaatccccaaactTGGCTCTTGTCCCAAAATCAAGTACTAGCATCGGGTTAAGTACGTGGGTGTGCACAAACTTTTTTTATACACATACTCTTTGTATAATTACTCTGAATGATAATTCAGTCAATTAAagagctatttttatttcaggttcCTTTCCCCTAGAATTTTGGAGTAGGACTATTTTCAGAGTTTGTGCTGACATCATTCTTTTACCTGTCCAGTGTATAACTAGTATGGTCCTCTACATTTCCTCGGGAAGTAAATAATACCATTTAACCAACAATATACTGCCAACTAAATAATATAGTATAGATGTGATTCTtaattaaatctttcttttttttttttttaacttgctgaTAAGTTTTTATTTGATTCTGTACTGTTTTTTCACTTAATGGTGTTCTGGTGGCCAGGTTGGTTCTTAATTCAGAAGCAGGCAGTGCAGAGGTACAGAAGTATTCTCTTATGCTATAGAAGGGGACTTAGAATATTGGGAGGAAGTTTGCGAAAATGCAGAGTatgtaaaatgctttgtttcctttttgttcctttctcatctctgtacatttttctgtgttttaaagacACAGAGCAATGCAAAGGGATTACAAATATGTGAACTGTTGGTTTTGCTTGGCTGAAAGTCAGTCTTATGGGAGGACCTAATGGCTTAGTTTGGGAATGCTCTTCTAGTTTAATTAGAGAAATACCTGCATGAAGTCATGttccagaaaatgttttccaaatgtGTGTTCAAATCTTTGTGTTTAAAAGCTGTTAACAAGCTTATGTGAGGTGAActaaaatagcattttcttcagtgaatcAGATTTCATGAATATTATTTCAGTGATGCTGcatctgtttaatttttacagAATAAAGATCGAGTAGGTAAAAAAACAAAGTTCAGAATTCTAATAAAAATTGCAACTAcaagatttttccttctttaaaatcAGTTCTGTGTGGAAATGATCGCAGTTCCCCAAAAAAAACATTGCTGGTACTGTTCTTGGTACTTGCCAAGGATGAAAATTGCCTTTATCTTAATAAATTCTGGATGCCTTTAAAATACGAGGGTAACTCAGTAGGGGATATTACTGATTTGAATTGAGTAGATactgctttgtatttattttcttcatatggTAGAATAGTCTACTTCATAGAGGAGTATTTACCTACACTATGCTTGGTAACTTTTGACTTGATTGATCGTAAAATGGGAATTGCAGTTTTTTATATAGGGTGTTTTGCTCTTCACTTGGCATCAAAATGGTTCAGGCtagtaatgttttatttatagagCCTTAGGTTTATATTGAAATGCCTAAGATCTGAAGAGCTCACTTGTTCTTTTAGGTCTGTCCTACGTATATGTcaagttttgtgttttgtgtttggttttttttttactactattATAATAGAACTTCATTCAGTAAATGAGTaatttgcaaattaaatatGACTTGCAAAGAATTTGGGAAAAAGGATcagttttctgtggctttttgaGTACTGCTTTGTATGCATGTAGTGTTGTTGTTctgtcatttaaataaattgtaatgGCTTTTTGCGACTGATGTAGAGAAGTCTAACAACTTTGTTTCTGCTTAGGAAATATGATGAGACCACTTGTAGAATGCAAAGAAGTCTTATTGAGACTCTGAAGAATGATTTCAAGGGTGCATTTTAGAGTGAGATTCAAAAAGCACAGTCTGTTAATTTAAGAATTTGTCTAtgtgtaaaaaatattttgctttttgggtAGGATTTCTAGACATCAgtaacctttcttttttaattaaccaGACTGAGGCAAACCACTTTTAATTGCTATAAGCTGGTATTCaagtatttcaaaatggaaacaaactgCAGATTTTTGTAGGTGAAGTCACTACATGTGAAGTAGTGAATTTTCCATCATGTCAGAAGGTTTGTATGGGAATTAAACCTCATTCCAGAAGACATCAATAGTCTTAAGATTTCTGTGCAGTTTTACAGATTTATCATGGACTGTGGGTATCTCAAATTTTGATGATTTAAACAATGGCTAACAGTTAAGCTTGATCAAATATCTTCTGCAGTTTGATATATTTAGTTGTCTTTTAAATAAGACatctttttattgttattgaCTATAGTTATTgatactatttttaattatcttttagGGGCTGCTTTCTTACCTCATCACTGATAGGCACACTTGCGCTAAGCCTTACAATACCTCTGTCCATAATAGCTGACATGTGCATGCAAAAGGTAACGTATCACTAAGTTTTGAGCATTATTAACAGAATTTCTTTGAATTAAATGGCAATGTTATCTTTAATGATGTATACAATgaatagtattttatttctgttgcttgttaatattttttgaaCTGTGTTGTAATTAATATTATCTTGATAGTGAGAGTTACAGTAATTTGGCAATTGCAGGTGTGCACTTGCATATTATATATTTGATAAAGATGCAGCTTGTATGAAAGTACCCAAAGTCATCAGCAACACCTGGCCATATGCTTTATCTTGAACAGGCACTTCTCAGAATTAAAGAACAACTGCAAGTACAGCACACCTTAAATTAATACCTTTACAATTATAGAATTGTTATAGACTGCCTATACTGAAAACACTCAGTGACAGAACCAAAAACCTGCAGGTTTACTACAAAGGAATGTAGCAGCCACAAGGCTTAATTGCACATTATTAGATTTATGTGGACATTAGGGTTCCAATTAACTGTCCTCCTTTAAGTTACTTTAGTCTTACTGGTCTTGAGGTAATAGCTGTGGAAAAACCTTGcatgtaaagaaagaaaagaatctggtaataaagtttaaaatataatCTATATGAAGTTAGTTTATATTACTTTTCAAGGTGTATAGATACTTTTCATGCTGGTGGGGCAGAATTCTtagttttaagtatttaattatGTATGAAATTTAACATTGAATATttgaatttaatatttaatcagCTGCAAGGAATATAAAATTCTTAATTTCACATGAATAATGATTATTTAGCGTAAATTGCAAGCATGCAAttattggggttttgttttgttgcacttttggggggtttttttgtttgtttttttcccattaaatagAGGTCATGTAActctttctgtttcctgaaaGCAGGATCCCTTGTTTCTGCTCTTGATTTTGGATTTAAGTAATCCCTACTGCTAAAATGTTAATTTGCAAGTTAAGCCACCTGTTCAGCTCTTTGAAATAGCTTTCAACCTGATGCTATAATGCATCTGTTATTAAAGCAAACTTAATTCTTCTTACAGTGATAATGCCCTTCTTTTTTGGCAGGGCATCCCCACATAGTCCATTATGGCTATGCCTTTTGACACCTCTCTGTGTAGATACAGGTGTATTTGGCACTTGGCTAAATTGTAAGCATTTCCCATCACATGTTTGTGTGTGCTTTGACCATTGGTGTTCCCTGTATTTTGGTGATGTTAAATGTGCATATAGTCATGTGGTATGTAGAGGCTGCAGGAGTTTTTTTAGAAAGGAGGGAGTTAAATTATGTACCAGGTAATGTGTTCTCTGGGTTGAAAATAGTGAATTAGTCAGTATTTGAGCACCTTGGCCTAAATAAAGTCTGTTGCTGAAATACAAGAAGTTCTTTACTGAGATGATAAATCTTTGTGAGTTAGGAAGCAGTTTAGTCATGTAACAGTTCAGCTGGAAATGGTATCAAAAATGGGCAAAACTGACCGAGCTTAGAACTAACTATACAGTACTGCTCCTGAATTTTTCAATACGCTGGTGGTCTTgcaccaccagctgctgctcactTACACTGCTTTGATGTTCTTTTGAGTCTTGTAGCAAATACAGCTATGCTTAGTTTGTAATCTCTGTGTAATAGGAGTGCGAAAgtatgagaaaagaaaaattctggcTATGCCTGGAGCATAGTTTAAATTGAGCATTCTCCAAGTCGTGGCTTCCCTGAAGCAAGTGGGGTTTGTGCATTATCTGTGTTGGTTCAATTTATGACTAGTTTTCAGTCATTACATTTGAGTTTTGAGGCTTGTACTTGTTTGTACAACACCGACTTATGTACAAGGAATTAGTAAAGTCTTGTAGTTAGAATGTTTCCTGCCATAAGGAAGCTTTACTACTCGATATTTTCACAAGCAAAGTGTAAATTCTAATGAGAACCTTTTGacttctgaaattttctgtCAAGTGTGTAAAAATGGGCATCCCCCAAAACTTGTATTTCACTTTTACATAATGTCATTGTggattttagaaaataaattaaaaaaataaactaaaaataaaaacagtaaaattataaaattaaagcagAGTCAGACCTGAACACTTATGTAATGAACATGTGAGATATAGTATGTTTTTAATATGAGTAGTAGCTGAATATTCAAACATGGAAATACAGCAGAATCTTGCGGTAATTCCAATAGTCATAAAGCATTTGCTGgtaaaataactgtatttgtGTCGTtgttaaaatatctgaaatataCACGTGGGACATAAATTGTAATAGGAAAGTAAATAACTAGTGATAGCTGTTCaggaaacaagggaaaaaaatctgtagatTCCTTCACTCAAAATTCACTTCAGTGAGGTGGAGTTAGGTTTATATATGAGATAATGCTTGTAGTAAAAAGTAAGAActttgtatatatatgtgtgcattAATACATATTTGGAtgcacacatgtatatataaaatacatttttagggTTGTGTTTGTGTTTATGTATAGTTACATGTATCAATATATGAAAAACTTAGGTTGCCTTCTGAAGTGGTTCATCTAAACTTTTTTCTGGAATACAGTGAAAAATGGAATatgcttttttaattctcagTGAACAACTTAAGCTCTAGGCTATTCAATATGAGTAAACACAGAGCTCAGAtcttttaaaactaattaattCTTCATGTACTCATGCAATATCAACAcatctgaaacagcagaaacatcTTTAAGGCTCTGTTGGATGACTTTCTGTTGGTGTTGGTAACACAAGGGCGAGTTACatttttaactcatttttaTAGTTTTATCACTGTTAGAATTTAACCTATTTGTATGTATTTGGtatttataaacaaacaaaaaagccctgtACACCTCATATTTGCCCTTTGCCTATTTCTTGTCTTACATCTTCACCTTCCTGTGTATTGTCTCAGTTTATGTTCTGGCAACATCTTTCATGATCTGAATCTTCATAGCTCTTCCTTTTCACCCACTGTCCTTTTCATTTGCCACCACTTGGTTCTTTCTGGAGTTTGTGATACCTTCTGTTCCTTATTGTTTTTCACTGACTGACTGAAAAGGCTGCTTTGTCTTCCAAATACAGGGCCTGACTGGCTTTAGGTAGCTGGTCAGCAGGTGATGCCTCTTACTGGGGGAGGGGTTGGGGTTAATTAtctttttggggggtttttttgttccttttctgatTCATATATGTATCCTATGTTActgttgttcttccttcttcccctggcTGTTACGTACTTCCTGGCCAAGTTTCTATTTTCTTACCTGGTGCTTTTAGCTTGTGGATGCTTCTTGTATGTTTGAGGGTGTGTAAACTCTTATCATTTCCTGATACTGAACTGTTCAGCATGAGGTCATTGGGGGGGCATTAAGACTTGTCTTTGACAACAGAGTAAATTTCCTACTGTATCTTCTCTTGCTGTTGGAGGTAAATCCTTTGTCTCTTAACTcgaaaaaacagaaagaaaagatcaaGAAATTGCTAGTATTAGAAGCACAAATGAGTGACCCTAATTAAAGGCAAATTCATGTAGACTTTTGAGGGTGTACAAGTGTATTTGTGCAAGTATGTGTCTGTCATACAAACATCAAAATATCCTAAGCCAAGCCCTGTGCTCACCGAAGTCTCAGGTGTCCAAGTTAGGCTGATGGAAATCTAAGCTGCAGACTTCAGGTTTTCCAGTCTGTGCTTCTGGCCAGCCTTGTCTTTTTACAccacatttcagttttctgaaaaggaaCCTACATAAGAATGGCACTGGCATGGCTCATAATGTAAAGATTGAAGTATGAATATATGCAGTCTTCATATGACTGTCAAATGGAATGGTAATTATACAATATGTATAATTACTAACTTTCTGAGtcttttattattctgtaaCATGACATAAATCTGAACCTTAAAAAATTAGAACCAAACTTTTAACAACTGTTTAAATATTCCTTTTGGTAACTTGGGTGTTTATGAATTTCCATTAGAAATCAGTAAGGATAACATAAGGCTCTAGCAATTGCCGTTATTAGATTTTTGAAAGTGAACGTGAGTGGTAGGTATCGAAAATGTCCCTGGCTTTTCCAGAGTCTTCAGCTTTGGAAATTTTCTCCGTGAGGTGGAGCTGTGCTGCCGGGCCCGCGCTGTTTGCCAGGTGGGCTTTTCGTCAGGTGGGCTTTGGGCTCCACCGTCAtctagaatcatagaatcatggaagagtttgggttggaagggaccttagagaACATCTGTTGCCAAccccccttgccatgggcagggacactttgcaccagcccaggttgctccaagccccatccagcctggccttgaaccttccagggatggggcacccacagctgctctgggcagcctggcccagtgCCTTACTTCCCTCTAACCTTCTAGAATTTTACACCAGTCTCAGATGTTCACTTCTGAGTGTAGCAGTAGATAGATGCAAGTAGTAGTATACAAGTAGAACTTAGTATAAATTAGGCAAATAACGCACcctgccattttttttaaataaagagaatTGTTGTAAATTTCCAGTGGCATAGTGTATGTGCGTTGATTTCAGCAATTACCGTTCAGTGGTGGTATACATAGTGAATAAACAGGTGCACATACCTTTCAGGTGAGATCTCttatttagaattttttaaGTGTCTAGGGGACTTTCTCATTGGTACCAGTCAGACAGCTAAAACCTACAAGTGGACAGCTAAATCCTACAAGTGAGACTACTTGGAAATAGCAGTCTTCATCCACATCACAGTGCAAACAGTATGTTCCATTGTAAAGAACAGATGAGTGAAGAAGGGTTATTCACTTATTAGGATTAGCAGTGGCTACAAAAATTGTGCCAAATaacttagaaaaatatttgtaatatttcacctgatttaaaagaactgaaatggcATCTCAAACGTACAATAatgatttttccaaatatacAGTAtgccaaattttttttttaaccattgaATGAATgatgtttgtgttttaattcCAGGTGCAGTTTTCTTGGCTATTTTTTGCAGGGGCAgtacctgtatttttttcttttttcattgcAACTCTTTTATGTCACTATAACAACTGGGATCCAGTGATGGTGGGAATCAGAAGAGTTTTTGCCTTTATTTGTAGAAAACATCGAATTCAGAGGTAGGGTGGTCACAAAGTATAACCCTGTTGCTTCTTTAGCCTTTTCGATACCTATACACTTTTATAAGTCACAATGCtcatactgtatttattttcatctaaTTTTATATACAAGTGTGCTAATTTCTTAATAGTAGTAGTTGCTAATCCATTTATTAACCTACTTAATgctcagaaaatggaaagatgtGAATTCTGTTTACGTTTTAACTAGTGGctgccaggttttttttcttccccttaatGCTTCTACGATAGTTGCTGTACCCAGAGCATGCAGTGAAAATTGTGGAAACTCGAGTATACTTTATGAATTTAAGGGGTCTTTGTGTGCTTCTAATGGCTGCAAAAAACCTAGCATACTCAGTACTTATGTTGGCTTCATAACAaccattttaatatttctgtataaatttaaataaataaattttgtttcttttaagaatGCCGGAAGAAAGTGAGCAGTGTGAAAGTCTCATTCCTATGCATAGTGTTTCACAAGATGGAGACAGTTGCTGTTCATAGACAGAAGGTATGCTTAATAAGCTTCaaactgcagagaaaggagagaattGGTTTTCATGATGGCAGTTGTGTTACATAAGCACACATTTCTACAGAGCACGCAGTTAATCTTGTTCTGTGTTGATGGATGGAGTTTTGAAGGGTATCTTCAAAATGACTGTTACTTGTGTCCAAGCATTATTCTCACCTTGATACAGTTCTTGGTCAATGGTTTTGAAATGTGAAGTAGTTTTTTACTTAATAGCACTAACAACATTCATCAGAAACTGGACATGAGTTGATAAACCCGAAGAGGCATA from Falco biarmicus isolate bFalBia1 chromosome 8, bFalBia1.pri, whole genome shotgun sequence includes:
- the SLC35F5 gene encoding solute carrier family 35 member F5; its protein translation is MVWVFIMNRMSSQSSSSTQRRRMALGIVILLLVDVIWVASSELTSYVFTKYNKPFFSTFAKTSMFVLYLLGFIVWKPWRQQCTRGFRGRHAAFFADAEGYFAACTTDNTVNCSLSEPLYVPVKFHDLPTEKNGSNNSDAEKTPKKPRVRFSNIMEIRQLPSSHALEAKLSRMSYPTVKEQESILKTVGKLTATQVAKISFFFCFVWFLANFSYQEALSDTQVAIVNILSSTSGLFTLILAAVFPSNSGDRFTLSKLLAVILSIGGVVLVNLSGSEKSSGKDTIGSLWSLVGAMLYAVYIVMIKRKVDREDKLDIPMFFGFVGLFNLLLLWPGFFLLHYTGFEAFEFPNKLIWMCIVINGLIGTVLSEFLWLWGCFLTSSLIGTLALSLTIPLSIIADMCMQKVQFSWLFFAGAVPVFFSFFIATLLCHYNNWDPVMVGIRRVFAFICRKHRIQRMPEESEQCESLIPMHSVSQDGDSCCS